Part of the Variovorax sp. PAMC 28711 genome is shown below.
TCCAACCTCGATGCGCAACTGCGCCAAGAAATGCGGCGCGAACTGCGCGAACTTCAGCAAAAGCTCGGCCTCACAGTGGTTTATGTGACGCACGACCAGACCGAGGCGATGAGCATGGCCGACCAGGTCGTGCTGTTGAACCAGGGTCGCGTCGAGCAATCCGGTCCGCCGCGTGAGCTCTACGCCAAGCCGGCGACCACCTTTGCCGCGCGCTTCATCGGCACCCCGCCGATGAACCTCATCGCCCTCGAGGCCGGCCGCATCACGGGAAGCGACGTCGCCGTCGGTCTGACGGCCGCGACGCTGGGCGTGCGACCTGAGGCCATTTCGCTCGCACCGAGCGCCGACAACCCGCAAAGCGCCGGCGTGCCGGCCCGCGTCGCGAGCGCGGAATACCTGGGCGCCGATCTGGTGCTCCGCTGCGAGGTCGGCAGCCAGACGATGCTGGTGCGCACCGAAGGCCAGCACCACGCCGAGGTGGGCGACACCGTTCGCCTGCACTGGGCCCCGCAAGACAGCCACGGCTTCACGACCGACGGGCAACGCATTCTCTGACCGCTTTTTTTTCAACAGGACGAATCCCATGAAGAGACAGACTTTTCTGCGCGCGATCGCGCGCCACTCCGTCGCCGGCCTTCTCGCATTCACCGGCGTCAACGCCATGGCGCAAACGCCGGTGGAAGTGCCCTTCTATTACCCCGTCGCGGTCGGCGGCCCGATCGCCAAGACGATCGACGGCTTCGCAGAAGGCTTCATGAAGGAGAACCCCGGCATCAAACTCACGCCCATCTACGCCGGCACGTATCAGGAGACCATCGTGAAGGCGCTGACCGCCCACAAGTCGGGCACGCCGCCAGTCACGTCGGTGCTGCTGTCGACCGACATGTTCACGCTGATCGACGAGGACGCGATCGTGTCCTTTGACACGTTCGCCAAGACCGCCGACGACAAAGCCTGGATGGGCAGTTTCTACAAGGCTTTCATGGCCAACAGCCAGACCGGCGGCAAGACCTGGGGCATCCCGTTCCAGCGCTCGACGGTCGTCATGTACTGGAACAAGGAAGCCTTCAAGGAAGCCGGCCTCGATCCGAACAAGCCGCCGACAAACTGGGCCGAGCTGAAGGAAGCCGCGACCAAACTCACCAAGAAAGACGCAAGCGGCAAGGTCACGCAATGGGGCGTGCAGATTCCCTCCAGCGGTTTCCCGTACTGGCTCTTCCAGACGCTGACCACGCCGAACGACGCCATCCTCGCGAACGATACCGGTACGCAGGTGAAATTCGACGACCCGAAGGTCGTCGAGGCGCTTCAGACCTGGGTCGATCTCGGAAAGGCCGGTATTCACCCGCCGGGCGTGGTCGAGTGGGGCACGACGCCCAAGGATTTCTTCGAAAAGAAGGCCGCGATCATCTACACGACCACCGGCAACCTGACCAACATCAAGGCGAACGCCAAGTTCGATTTCGGCGTCGGCATGATCCCCGGCAACAAGCGCAAGGGCTCGCCCACGGGCGGCGGCAACTTCTACATCTTCAAGAAATCCACACCTGCGCAGCAGGAAGCGGCCTTCAAGTTCATCAAGTGGGTGACGCAGCCCGAGCGTGCCGCGCAGTGGAGCATGGACACCGGCTACGTCGCCGTCTCGCAAGCCGCCTACGACACGCCGACGCTCAAGAAGTACGGCGCCGACTTCCCGGCCGCACTCGTGGCGCGCGACCAGTTGCCCGTGTCGGTGGCGGAGTTCTCCACGCACGAAAACCAACGCGTGACCAAGGCGCTCAACGACGGCCTGCAGGCTGCGCTGACCGGCACCAAGCCGGCGGGTCAGGCCATGCAGGACGCGCAGAAGGAAGCGGACCGCATCCTGCGTTCGTACAAGTGACGCGGTGACATGAAACAGCGCTCGGTTCATGCGTGGTTGATGCTGCTGCCGGCGCTCGCGCTGCTGGTGGCGTTCACGCATTGGCCGGCGGTCTCGACGCTGGTCGACAGCTTCTACTCAACGCCCAAGGGCGCGCGGCCCGGCGTGTGGGTCGGCCTCGAGAACTACGATGTGATGGCGTCCGACCCGGTGTTCTGGAAGGCGGTGCGCAACAACCTGTGGTTCGCGGGCGCGACGATTCCCTGCTCGATCGGCCTCGCGCTCGTGATGGCGCTGTGGGTCAACGAGCGCATCGCCGGCCGTGCGTTCTTGCGCATGGCGTATTTCACGCCGACCGTCTTGCCGATGATTGCGGTGGCCAACATCTGGCTCTTCTTCTACACGCCGCAGTACGGGTTGCTGGAGCAAATCACCGGCGCGCTCGGGCTGCCTTCGCACAACTGGCTCGGCAGTCCGTCGACGGCGCTCGGCGCGGTCACCGTCGTGGCGATCTGGAAGGAAGCTGGCTTCTTCATGATCTTCTATCTGGCCGCGCTGCAGACGCTCAACCCGAGCCTGCGTGAAGCGGCCGCCATCGAAGGTGCGTCGCGCTGGTATTTCTTCCGGCGCGTGCAGTGGCCGCTCCTGATGCCGACCACGCTCTTCGTGCTGGTCAATGCGTTCATCAACGCCTTCCGCATGGTCGACCATCTCTTCGTGCTCACGCGCGGCGGGCCGGACAACGCGTCGACGCTGCTGCTCTATCACTTGTACGAAGTCGGCTTCAGCTTCTGGGACACGGCGTACGCGTCGGCGATCACGGTGGTGCTGGTCGTGGTGCTGGCGGGCATCGCGCTCTTCCAGTTCTTCGTGCTCGACCGGAAGGTGCATTACAAATGAGCATCGCCGTGCCTTCGCAGCGCCTGGCCTACAACGAGCCAGGCTGGCTCGACACCCTCGCAGCGTGGCTGCTCGCGCTGCTGTGGATCCTGCCGCTGGTGTATGCGGTGTGGACCGCTTTCCATCCGTCGGAGTATTCGACGCGCTTCGATCTCTTCGCGCCGCTCACGCTCGACAACTTCCGCCGCGCCTGGGGAGCAGCGCCCTTCGCGCGCTACTTTCTCAACACCACCCTGCTGGTGGCAATGATCCTCGTCGTGCAACTGGTACTGGGCACGCTCGCGGCCTATGCGTTCGCACGCTACGAGTTTCGCGGCAAGAACATCGCGTTCGCGCTCGTGCTGGTGCAGCTGATGATCATGCCGGACATCCTCGTGGTGGAGAACTACAAGACGATGGCACGCCTCGGCCTCATCGACACGTTGCTCGCGATCGGCCTGCCCTACTTCGCCTCCGCGTTCGCGATCTTTCTGCTGCGCCAGACCTTCATGGGCATTCCCAAGGAGCTGGACGACGCGGCACGGGTGGAAGGCGCCAGCGCGATGCAGACGCTGTGGCGCGTCTACGTACCGCTCGCCAAGCCGGTTTACACGGCCTTCGCGCTGGTGTCGGTCAGCTTCCACTGGAACAACTTCCTGTGGCCGCTGATCGTCACCAACAGCGTCAATTCGCGGCCGCTCACGGTCGGACTGCAGGTGTTCTCGTCCGTCGATCAGGGCGTCGACTGGTCGATCATCACGGCGGCCACGCTGATGACCTCGGCCCCCTTGCTCATCGCGTTTCTGTTGTTCCAGCGGCAGTTCGTGCAGAGCTTCATGCGCGCCGGCATCAAATGAAACTCGTGACGTGGAACACCCAGTGGTGCCGCGGGCTCGACGGCATCGTGAGCGTGCAGCGCATCGTCGACGGCGCGCGTGCCATGGCCGATTTCGATGTGCTGTGCGTGCAGGAAATCGCCCAGGGCTACGCCGGAATGCCGGGTGCGCCGGGCGACCAGCCCGCGGAACTGCAGGCGTTGCTGCCAGGATTCCAGCTCTTCTTCGGCGCGGCCGTGGACGAATTCGACGCGCAGGGGACACGCCAGCGCTTTGGCAATCTGATCGCGACACGTCTGCCCGTGCTGCAGGTTCAACACCATGCGTTGCCCTGCCCGGCCGACGCGGGCGTGCGCAGCATGCCGCGCATGTGCACGGTAGTGACGGTGCGCGACCCGCTGATTGGCCCCTTGCGCGTGATGACCACGCACCTCGAGTACTACAGCAAGGTGCAGCGAATGGCGCAGGCGCGCGCATTGCGGCAGTTGCACATCGAAGCCTGCGGCCACGCTGCAGAGCCGCCTCTTTACGACACCAGCCGATCGCCCTTCCAGAACAAGGTGCACACGCCGCACGCCATCCTCTGTGGCGACTTCAACCTCGGCGCAGAGGAACCCGAATACGCGGTGATGCAGGCGCCGTTCGGGCTGGACACCGGCACGCCGACCCGTTGCTTGCAGGATGCCTGGCCTTTGGCCAACCGCGTAGCGCCACATGCGCCGACCTTCCGCCTGTTCGACCGCACTTATGGGCCCGAGCCGGTGGCGTGCGATTTCGCGTTTGTCAGCGACGGGCTGGCACCCAGGGTTGAACGTGTGGACGTCGACCTGGCGACGCAGGCGTCCGACCATCAGCCGGTGCTGCTGGTGCTCGGTTAGCCGCCGATACGCCGGCAGCCGACGCTGGCAAGGTCGAATGCACTACACGGGCTGGTGCAATTGAAGGCAGTGCGGCCCCGCCACATCGACCTACGATTTGGTCACTCGCAAATCTCGCGATGCAACCCAAGGAAAAACCATGTTCGAAAAAGCAGAAGGCACCCTGCAAAACATCGCAGGCCGAGTCCAGGAAGCCGTCGGCAGCGCGACGGGCGACGCGTCCACAGAGGCTGAAGGCAAGACCCGGCAAGCTGCCGGCAAGGTCCAGCAAGCCTATGGCGACGTGCTGAACCAGGTTCGCGAATCGGCCGTGACCCACCCCGTCGGCACGCTCGCTATGGCGGCCGGCGCCGGCTTCATCCTCGGCGCACTCTGGGCGAGACGTTAACCAACGGCTGTGGATGGGCACCGCGCCGCTTGCCGGCCCGCACGCCCTCCCCCTCAGCGTTCGACGGTCAGCGCGACGCCCATGCCGCCGCCGATGCACAGCGAGGCAATGCCCTTCTTTGCGTTCTGGCGCTGCATTTCGTGCAGCAGCGTCACCAGGATGCGGCAGCCCGACGCGCCGATCGGATGGCCGATGGCGATGGCGCCGCCATTCACGTTGACCTTGTTGACGTCCCAGCCCATTTCGCGGTTCACGGCGCAGGCTTGCGCGGCGAAAGCTTCGTTGATCTCAAGAACGTCGAGATCCTGCGGCTTCCAGCCGGCGCGTTCCAGCGCCTTTTTCGAAGCGCCGACAGGGCCCATGCCCATGATCGCGGGGTCGAGGCCGACGGTCGCGTAGCTCGCAATGCGGCCGAGCGGCTTCAGGCCGAGCGCAGCGGCTTTCTTCGCGGTCATCACCATGACGGCGGCCGCGCCGTCGTTCAGGCCCGACGCGTTGCCGGCGGTCACGCCACCGGCCTTGTCGAAGGCAGGGCGCAAACCGGCCAGCACTTCCGCGGTGGTCTTGCGATTGATGAACTCGTCCTGGTCGAAGACAACGGGGTCGCCCTTCTTCTGCGGAATGCTCACACCGACGATCTCGTCCTTGAACTTGCCGGCATCCTGTGCGGCGGCGGCTTTGGTCTGGCTGCCCAAGGCCAGTTCGTCCTGCGCCGCGCGGTCGATGTTGAACTGCTTGGCCACGTTCTCTGCCGTGATGCCCATGTGGTACTGGTTGTAGACGTCCCAGAGACCGTCGACGATCATGGTGTCGACCATTTTCCAGTCGCCCATGCGCTGGCCGTTGCGCGAGTTCGGCAGGATGTGCGGCGATGCGCTCATGTTCTCCTGCCCGCCAGCAATCACGATGTCGCTGTCGCCGGTGGCGACGGCCTGCGCCGCCAGCATCACGGCCTTCAGGCCCGAGCCGCACACGGCATTGATGGTGAGCGCCGGCGTCGACTTGTCGATGCCGCTTTTCAGCAACGCCTGGCGCGCCGGGTTCTGGCCCGCGCCGGCTGCGAGCACCTGGCCCATGATGACCTCGCCGATCTGCTCGGGCGTGAGCCTGGCGCGCGCGATCACTTCCCTGATCACGATCGCGCCCAACTCCGTGGCGGCGATGCCCGCGAGCGATCCGCCGAACTTGCCGACCGCCGTGCGTGCGGCCGAAACGATGACGATGTCTTCCATGCTTTTCTCTCCGTTGATGTGACTGAATGGTGTGGGAATCAGGCTTTTGCCTTGGCCTTCACGTAGCGGCCGGGGGCGGGCTCCGTGGCCTTGTAGGCCGAGCCCTTGCCATAAGTCTTGGGTGCGGGGATCTGCTTGCCGCCGTGGCCCTTCAGCCACTTCGACCAGTCGGTCCACCAGCTGCCCGGATGCTCCTGGGCACCGGCCAGCCATTCGGGCTGCGTCGTCGGCAGCTTGCCGTCTTCGCGAATCCAGTGGCTGCGCTTGTTCTTGGCGGGCGGGTTGATCACGCCGGCGATGTGGCCCGACGCGCCCATCACGAAACGCTTCTTGCCCTTGAGCAGTTGCGTCGATGCGTAGGCGCCGCCGATCGGCACGATGTGGTCTTCGCGCGAGCCATAGATGTACACGGGGGCGTCGATCGCGCCGAGGTCGATTGGCGCGCCGCACACCGTGAGCGCGCCCGGTACCTTGAGCTTGTTCTCGTGGTACGTGTTGCGCAGATACCAGGTGTAGAAAGGGCCCGGAAGATTGGTCGCGTCACTGTTCCAGTAGAGCAGGTCGAACGGGGGTGGCGTCTCGCCCTTGAGGTAGTTGCCGACGACGTAGTTCCACACCAGGTCGTTCGGCCGCAGGAAACTGAAGGTCGACGCCAGGTCGCTGCCGGGCAGCAAGCCGCCGTCGCCCATCTGCATCTCGCGGAACTTGACCATCGTCTCGTCGATGAAGATGTCGAGGATGCCGGTGTCGTCGAAGTCGAGCAGCGTGGTGAGCAGCGTGACCGACGCAGCCGGCTTCTCGCCGCGAGCCGCCAGCACCGCCAGCGCGGTGCTCAGGATCGTGCCGCCGACGCAGAAACCGAGGGCATTGATCTGCTTGCTGCCGCTGATGGCCTGCACGGTGTGGATCGCCTGGATGGCGGCATCTTCGATGTACTGGTCCCAGGTGCAGTCGCGCAGCGACTCGTCGGGATTGCGCCAGCTCACCACGAACACCCGGTGCCCCTGCTCGTTGGCGTAGCGGATCAGCGAGTTTTCGGGCTGCAGGTCGAGGATGTAGAACTTGTTGATGCACGGTGGCACCAGCAGGAACGGGCGCTCGTACACCTTGGCGGTGAGCGGCTTGTATTCGAGCAACTGGAACAGCTCGTTCTCGAACACCACCGCGCCTTCGGTGGTCGCTACGTTGCGGCCGACTTCGAAGGCGCTCTCGTCCGTCATGCTCACATGGCCCTGCTTCATGTCGTGCAGCAGGTTGTGGATGCCCTTGGCGATGCTCTCGCCCTGGGTGTCGATTGCACGCTTCTGCGCCTCGGCATTGAACGCGAGCGAGTTGCTTGGCGATGCGGCCGCCATCCACTGCTCGACAGCGAAGCGCAGGCGCGACTTGGTCTTGGGATCGGCCTCGATCGCTTCGACCATGTTCAGCATCGTCCGGCCGTTCAGCAGGTACACGGCGGCGGTGAACGACGACACCGGATTGCTGCCCCAAGCCTCGCCGGCAAAGCGTTTGTCGGTGACGGGTTTGATGCTCAGGCCCTGACGCCAGAGGTCGCCCGCTTCGGCCAGGTAGTCCTGTTGCAGCTGCTGCAGTTTGTCTTGCGAAAAACTGAACGGGGGCGCATCCAGCGGGGCACCCCCTGTGGCTTCTTGTGTCATGGTGTTTCCTGCTGCCTCGCCTTGTCCGGATGGCTTTTCAGTATGCTGTATTTCATGCTGATCCATCTCGTTGTCATTGCCTGGGGTTACGTCGTCGTGATGATGGCGGTGGCGGAGGCCACCAGCACCACCGGAACGGTGCTGGGAGCGATCTTCACATTTCTTCTTTACGGTTTGCTGCCGATCGCATTGGTGGTTTACCTGATGCTGGCGCCCGCTCGGGGCCGCGCCAACAAGGCGCGCGAACTCGCCGCGCAAGAGGCCGCGCGGCGCGGCGCTGCGGCGTCACCCCTTCCAGACGAGGGCGGCGAAGCGGCCGGTGACGCCGTCGCGCCGGTACGAGAAAAACTGTGACGAGTTGTTGAAGGTGCACCAGGGCTCGCTGCCGTCGTTGCCGTAGACCGCGTCAACGCCCATGGCGAGCAGCCGTTGCCGCGCGAGTGCGGGCAGGTCGGCCATCCATTTCCCCGGCGACGCCGAGGGTGCAAAGCATTGCGCTGCGGCG
Proteins encoded:
- a CDS encoding CsbD family protein; the encoded protein is MFEKAEGTLQNIAGRVQEAVGSATGDASTEAEGKTRQAAGKVQQAYGDVLNQVRESAVTHPVGTLAMAAGAGFILGALWARR
- a CDS encoding ABC transporter substrate-binding protein, with the protein product MKRQTFLRAIARHSVAGLLAFTGVNAMAQTPVEVPFYYPVAVGGPIAKTIDGFAEGFMKENPGIKLTPIYAGTYQETIVKALTAHKSGTPPVTSVLLSTDMFTLIDEDAIVSFDTFAKTADDKAWMGSFYKAFMANSQTGGKTWGIPFQRSTVVMYWNKEAFKEAGLDPNKPPTNWAELKEAATKLTKKDASGKVTQWGVQIPSSGFPYWLFQTLTTPNDAILANDTGTQVKFDDPKVVEALQTWVDLGKAGIHPPGVVEWGTTPKDFFEKKAAIIYTTTGNLTNIKANAKFDFGVGMIPGNKRKGSPTGGGNFYIFKKSTPAQQEAAFKFIKWVTQPERAAQWSMDTGYVAVSQAAYDTPTLKKYGADFPAALVARDQLPVSVAEFSTHENQRVTKALNDGLQAALTGTKPAGQAMQDAQKEADRILRSYK
- a CDS encoding endonuclease/exonuclease/phosphatase family protein — encoded protein: MKLVTWNTQWCRGLDGIVSVQRIVDGARAMADFDVLCVQEIAQGYAGMPGAPGDQPAELQALLPGFQLFFGAAVDEFDAQGTRQRFGNLIATRLPVLQVQHHALPCPADAGVRSMPRMCTVVTVRDPLIGPLRVMTTHLEYYSKVQRMAQARALRQLHIEACGHAAEPPLYDTSRSPFQNKVHTPHAILCGDFNLGAEEPEYAVMQAPFGLDTGTPTRCLQDAWPLANRVAPHAPTFRLFDRTYGPEPVACDFAFVSDGLAPRVERVDVDLATQASDHQPVLLVLG
- a CDS encoding PHA/PHB synthase family protein — translated: MTQEATGGAPLDAPPFSFSQDKLQQLQQDYLAEAGDLWRQGLSIKPVTDKRFAGEAWGSNPVSSFTAAVYLLNGRTMLNMVEAIEADPKTKSRLRFAVEQWMAAASPSNSLAFNAEAQKRAIDTQGESIAKGIHNLLHDMKQGHVSMTDESAFEVGRNVATTEGAVVFENELFQLLEYKPLTAKVYERPFLLVPPCINKFYILDLQPENSLIRYANEQGHRVFVVSWRNPDESLRDCTWDQYIEDAAIQAIHTVQAISGSKQINALGFCVGGTILSTALAVLAARGEKPAASVTLLTTLLDFDDTGILDIFIDETMVKFREMQMGDGGLLPGSDLASTFSFLRPNDLVWNYVVGNYLKGETPPPFDLLYWNSDATNLPGPFYTWYLRNTYHENKLKVPGALTVCGAPIDLGAIDAPVYIYGSREDHIVPIGGAYASTQLLKGKKRFVMGASGHIAGVINPPAKNKRSHWIREDGKLPTTQPEWLAGAQEHPGSWWTDWSKWLKGHGGKQIPAPKTYGKGSAYKATEPAPGRYVKAKAKA
- a CDS encoding carbohydrate ABC transporter permease translates to MKQRSVHAWLMLLPALALLVAFTHWPAVSTLVDSFYSTPKGARPGVWVGLENYDVMASDPVFWKAVRNNLWFAGATIPCSIGLALVMALWVNERIAGRAFLRMAYFTPTVLPMIAVANIWLFFYTPQYGLLEQITGALGLPSHNWLGSPSTALGAVTVVAIWKEAGFFMIFYLAALQTLNPSLREAAAIEGASRWYFFRRVQWPLLMPTTLFVLVNAFINAFRMVDHLFVLTRGGPDNASTLLLYHLYEVGFSFWDTAYASAITVVLVVVLAGIALFQFFVLDRKVHYK
- a CDS encoding ABC transporter ATP-binding protein, encoding MSSIELNGIAKSWGTSTALHAIDLRIAAGSFCVLLGPSGCGKSTTLRIVAGLEAATAGRVLIDGRDVTNLPPAQRGIAMVFQNYALFPHLSVADNITFGLSVRKTPAAEAATRLKDTAALLGLSALLDRRPGQLSGGQQQRVALGRALVAQARVCLMDEPLSNLDAQLRQEMRRELRELQQKLGLTVVYVTHDQTEAMSMADQVVLLNQGRVEQSGPPRELYAKPATTFAARFIGTPPMNLIALEAGRITGSDVAVGLTAATLGVRPEAISLAPSADNPQSAGVPARVASAEYLGADLVLRCEVGSQTMLVRTEGQHHAEVGDTVRLHWAPQDSHGFTTDGQRIL
- a CDS encoding carbohydrate ABC transporter permease, which gives rise to MSIAVPSQRLAYNEPGWLDTLAAWLLALLWILPLVYAVWTAFHPSEYSTRFDLFAPLTLDNFRRAWGAAPFARYFLNTTLLVAMILVVQLVLGTLAAYAFARYEFRGKNIAFALVLVQLMIMPDILVVENYKTMARLGLIDTLLAIGLPYFASAFAIFLLRQTFMGIPKELDDAARVEGASAMQTLWRVYVPLAKPVYTAFALVSVSFHWNNFLWPLIVTNSVNSRPLTVGLQVFSSVDQGVDWSIITAATLMTSAPLLIAFLLFQRQFVQSFMRAGIK
- a CDS encoding acetyl-CoA C-acetyltransferase; translated protein: MEDIVIVSAARTAVGKFGGSLAGIAATELGAIVIREVIARARLTPEQIGEVIMGQVLAAGAGQNPARQALLKSGIDKSTPALTINAVCGSGLKAVMLAAQAVATGDSDIVIAGGQENMSASPHILPNSRNGQRMGDWKMVDTMIVDGLWDVYNQYHMGITAENVAKQFNIDRAAQDELALGSQTKAAAAQDAGKFKDEIVGVSIPQKKGDPVVFDQDEFINRKTTAEVLAGLRPAFDKAGGVTAGNASGLNDGAAAVMVMTAKKAAALGLKPLGRIASYATVGLDPAIMGMGPVGASKKALERAGWKPQDLDVLEINEAFAAQACAVNREMGWDVNKVNVNGGAIAIGHPIGASGCRILVTLLHEMQRQNAKKGIASLCIGGGMGVALTVER